In Tubulanus polymorphus chromosome 2, tnTubPoly1.2, whole genome shotgun sequence, a single window of DNA contains:
- the LOC141899726 gene encoding actin-related protein 2/3 complex subunit 3-like: MPAYHSSLSSPLSAAKMAILPLKTKFRGPAPPASGSDFDIIDEALSFFKANVFFKNYEIKSEADRTLIYVTLYITECLKKLQKCQTKNDGSKEMLTMAIAAFDIPGEQRFPLNALYGKAQDRAEGDLLRSYLIQLRQETGARVVEKVYDPVTNKPSKWWMCFVKRKFMDKSLSAPGQ, encoded by the exons ATGCCG gCTTATCATTCTAGTTTGTCTAGTCCGCTTTCGGCGGCGAAAATGGCTATTCTGCCATTAAAAACCAAATTCAGAGGTCCAGCCCCGCCAGCTTCTGGGAGTG attttgatatcatcGATGAGGCGTTGTCTTTCTTCAAAGCTAATGTGTTCTTCAAGAACTATGAAATTAAG AGTGAAGCTGATAGAACTCTTATCTATGTGACACTGTACATTACGGAATGCCTGAAGAAACTTCAAAAA TGCCAAACAAAAAATGATGGATCCAAAGAAATGCTTACCATGGCTATAGCTGCATTTGACATTCCTGGTGAACAAAGATTTCCATTGAATGCTTTATATGGTAAAGCACAAGACAGAGCGGAAGGTG ATTTGTTGCGGTCCTATCTCATTCAATTGCGACAAGAAACAGGTGCGAGGGTAGTTGAAAAAGTCTATGATCCAGTTACAAACAAACCTAGCAAG TGGTGGATGTGTTTCGTAAAAAGGAAGTTTATGGATAAAAGTTTATCTGCTCCTGGTCAATAG
- the LOC141900578 gene encoding catenin alpha-2-like produces the protein MKKARANSASIAGRPPLSSVGNKTIEKPQRKVSVPEKTATNRQKQTSEKDNALSKTYMSKSHDNLASVLRRKANNAGGNIGAHRPKSVIGLQKSEENLKTMDATTHTQSVKAKTRVTPVIVTSSPSRNDKSSASGSKPLQKASSTQNINKTPTSVKRASSTQNVNRDKAGAQNVNRGDKVIRQRISAPSNILAYNAELLANFEKEKKILEGRISDLQQVSENRKTEIERHKFEIKRLKEKVKARSKEEVDKLQHENKLLKDRLLELGIPLSEQITDSEKLSLLLQHAGSTCSGGRDSDVSPGKNNQGHYDGETDSEVSVDLTCVTPEHPSSLSFDNNSCWERQSNKSLDALSEVSVACLQDRISQMEETHYSTSEELQATLQELGDLQSAVNELTSENEHLASERGVLLESLCAQTEKLENARIQIDHLKLLLIGDTTNNVNKCDRERQLIELVKSAHVERDEIVLRQQELNNSLQSLEKENSETFDIIVALKDKIRLLEDKNESILVDKKVAEDSCRETRELLDAEKIELQRYKSLLENEKGKVEKLEQFQKTQDQSEVAKLLEKTRQEKDRLEVVIADVRESLALSQCETTRFKENLNTLEQEMKVIKNNARTSVSDMEFKLEKMSTEKMSVLTETETLREQIEQLEQELDECLEEKKTYQDSQKDTQAQLDIMQQRCAEVEREMADLKAQHETESSEWIQFQSDLQKAVVIANDIKMETQEDMEETLNENLLLKEKVASYQQELQKVSNELEKLKASDDVKENQAESPSISVSSREIRGRVLTSVDRELTNLRQTRNTTGNNQQSISVKNLIKSIEQQVKNSHVCTSPPAADTSRRSSAETPITKTLDPRNLEIRTKSVEKTLEPLVTQVTTLVNQKGPYKKKKGRSKKAHVLSAAVQKATENFIIAGEEIALENPDIRDHMLAAVDDVRKTGEQMRVASEEFAADPCSSMKRGAMVRAARALLSSVTRLLILADMVDVHVLLENLKHVEDDLDHIKNARNQQELMQFFRQFGQNVMELSDAAGRRQNDLKDPRRRDDLAAARATLKKNSMMLLTTSKAYIRHPELAAARSNRDYAYKQVCDAVNTIHGVAEATGQSEAHPYEGIGELAAALDEFDEKIIMDPATYNEVRSRPSLEERLESIISGAALMADSTSTRDERRERIVQECNAVRQALQDLLTEYMNNCRQTKRPIRKAGNPKPSESLDQAIENMCQKTRGLRKQLKKAVVDHVSDSFLETNVPLLVLVEAASKGQQDTVEEYAQVFAEHANKLVEIANLACSMSNDEEGVKCVRLAASQIEDLCPQVINAARVLAARPNSKVAQENMDVFKNAWEKQVRLLTEAVDDITTIDDFLAVSEGHILEDVHKCVYALHEKDMDTLDRTAGAIRGRSARVVNVVAAEMDNYEPGPYTERVMDEVVKLRDQYIPTFAEQVEVAVDGLTSNRNVDENEFIGAARMMYDGVRDIRRAVLLNRDPEELDSEDDVVYEDEQSYYDYDMRSRSSAQMGEYDDKDTDRYMMRQLPEEEKTKIQQQFEVFRVEKRKLDQEIGKWDERGNDIIILAKQMCMIMMEMTDFTRGRGPLKNTMDVINAAKKISEAGSKLDKLARAIAEPCPDSEPKKDLIAYLQRIALYCHQLNITSKVKADVQNISGELIVSGLDSATSLIQSAKNLMNAVVLVVKASYVASTKYRSANHKSPVVLWRMKAPEKKPLVRRENPEEIRAKIRRSTRLKKIEPVKALSEFQELLPANPGATFC, from the exons ATGAAAAAAGCAAGAGCAAACAGCGCTTCAATAGCGGGAAGGCCTCCGTTATCGTCTGTGGGAAATAAAACGATTGAAAAGCCTCAACGGAAAGTGAGCGTACCGGAAAAAACGGCCACGAAtcgacaaaaacaaacatcGGAAAAAGACAACGCTTTGAGTAAAACGTATATGAGTAAAAGCCATGATAATCTGGCGAGCGTTTTACGACGAAAAGCAAACAACGCCGGCGGAAATATAGGAGCACATCGGCCCAAATCAGTGATAGGATTACAAAAATCTGaggaaaatctaaaaactatGGATGCAACAACACATACGCAGTCGGTGAAAGCTAAAACCCGAGTGACTCCGGTCATAGTTACGAGTAGTCCGTCTAGAAATGACAAGTCCAGCGCCTCGGGTAGTAAGCCACTACAGAAGGCATCCAGTAcgcaaaatatcaataaaactCCTACTTCCGTAAAACGTGCTTCCAGTACTCAGAACGTTAACCGCGATAAAGCCGGAGCTCAGAATGTAAATCGTGGTGACAAAGTCATCCGGCAGCGAATATCAGCTCCGTCGAATATACTCGCTTATAACGCCGAACTGTTGGCCAACTtcgagaaagaaaagaaaatactgGAAGGACGTATATCTGACTTGCAGCAGGTCTCCGAGAACCGTAAAACCGAAATCGAACGTCATAAATTCGAGATCAAACGACTGAAAGAGAAGGTAAAAGCGCGTTCGAAAGAAGAAGTCGATAAATTACAGCACGAGAATAAACTGTTAAAGGATAGATTGTTAGAATTGGGTATTCCGTTGTCGGAGCAGATCACCGACAGTGAGAAGTTATCTCTCCTTTTGCAGCACGCTGGAAGTACGTGTAGTGGGGGTAGGGATAGCGATGTGAGTCCCGGTAAGAATAATCAGGGTCATTACGACGGAGAAACGGATTCTGAAGTTTCAGTCGATCTGACGTGCGTTACTCCCGAACACCCGTCGTCGCTGTCGTTCGATAACAATAGCTGCTGGGAACGTCAGAGTAATAAAAGTTTGGACGCGTTGAGCGAGGTTTCCGTCGCGTGTTTACAGGATCGTATTTCGCAGATGGAAGAAACTCACTACAGCACGAGCGAAGAATTACAAGCTACGCTTCAGGAGCTCGGCGACCTACAATCGGCCGTTAATGAACTGACGTCTGAAAACGAACATCTAGCGAGCGAACGCGGCGTGCTGTTAGAATCGCTGTGCGCGCAGACcgagaaattagaaaacgcTCGAATTCAAATCGATCATTTGAAACTTTTGTTGATCGGAGATACTACGAataatgtgaataagtgtgaCAGAGAACGGCAGCTAATTGAACTCGTTAAAAGTGCCCACGTCGAACGAGATGAGATAGTCCTTCGCCAACAGGAGTTGAACAATAGTTTGCAATCGCTGGAAAAGGAAAATTCCGAAACATTCGACATAATTGTCGCTCTAAAAGATAAGATAAGGCTATTGGAAGataagaatgaaagtattcTAGTCGACAAAAAGGTCGCGGAGGATTCGTGTCGAGAAACGAGAGAACTGTTGGATGCAGAGAAAATCGAACTTCAACGGTATAAATCTTTACTCGAGAACGAGAAGGGAAAAGTCGAAAAACTCGAGCAATTTCAGAAAACGCAAGATCAATCGGAAGTGGCGAAATTACTTGAGAAAACGCGACAAGAGAAAGATCGTCTGGAAGTGGTGATAGCAGACGTACGCGAATCTCTCGCTTTGAGTCAGTGCGAAACGACGCGCTTTAAAGAGAACTTGAATACGCTCGAACAAGAGATGAAAGTCATCAAGAATAATGCAAGAACGAGCGTTTCTGATATGGAGTTCAAACTGGAGAAAATGAGTACGGAGAAAATGAGCGTTTTGACGGAAACTGAAACACTACGCGAGCAAATTGAGCAGCTGGAACAGGAACTCGACGAATGTCTCGAGGAGAAGAAAACCTACCAAGACTCGCAGAAAGATACGCAAGCGCAGCTGGATATAATGCAGCAGCGCTGCGCTGAAGTTGAGAGGGAAATGGCCGATTTGAAAGCGCAACACGAAACAGAGTCTAGCGAATGGATACAGTTTCAATCCGATTTACAAAAGGCTGTCGTTATCGCTAATGACATTAAGATGGAAACGCAAGAGGATATGGAAGAGACTCTCAACGAAAATCTGcttttgaaagaaaaagtgGCCAGCTATCAACAAGAATTGCAAAAGGTGTCCAACGAACTGGAGAAGTTAAAAGCGTCCGATGATGTGAAAGAAAATCAAGCGGAGAGTCCTTCGATTTCGGTGTCGAGTCGTGAAATTCGAGGTCGCGTTTTGACGTCGGTCGATCGCGAATTAACGAATCTAAGACAAACGCGTAACACGACCGGTAATAACCAGCAGTCAATTTCGGTGAAAAATTTGATCAAATCCATCGAACAACAGGTGAAAAATTCGCACGTTTGTACGTCTCCGCCGGCGGCCGATACTTCACGACGAAGTTCCGCCGAAACCCCGATCACGAAAACGCT GGATCCTAGAAATCTGGAGATCCGGACGAAGTCTGttgagaaaacattagaaCCCCTAGTCACACAA GTCACTACGCTGGTCAATCAAAAAGGCCCATACAAGAAGAAGAAAGGCCGTTCAAAGAAAGCTCACGTTTTGAGCGCCGCCGTACAGAAAGCTACAGAGAATTTCATCATCGCAGGAGAAGAAATTGCTTTAGAAAATCCTGATATCCGTGATCACATGTTAGCGGCTGTAGATGATGTCCGTAAAACTG GGGAACAAATGAGAGTAGCATCGGAAGAGTTTGCTGCTGATCCTTGTTCATCGATGAAACGTGGAGCAATGGTTCGTGCTGCTCGCGCGTTACTCTCTTCAGTTACACGTCTGCTCATTCTGGCTGATATGGTCGATGTTCACGTCTTGTTGGAGAATTTAAAACAT GTTGAAGATGATTTAGATCACATCAAAAATGCCCGGAATCAGCAGGAATTGATGCAGTTTTTCCGTCAGTTCGGGCAGAACGTCATGGAACTCTCCGACGCCGCGGGACGTAGACAGAATGACTTGAAGGATCCGAGACGACGCGATGATCTGGCAGCTGCTAGGGCTACTTTGAAGAAAAACAGCATGATGTTGCTTACTACATCCAAG gcttATATCAGGCATCCAGAGTTAGCTGCAGCCAGGTCTAACAGGGACTATGCTTATAAACAAGTCTGCGATGCTGTAAACACAATTCACGGAGTTGCTGAGGCTACGGGTCAATCTGAAGCTCATCCGTATGAAGGAATCGGGGAACTCGCTGCTGCTCTTGATGAATTCGAT GAGAAGATCATCATGGATCCAGCGACTTACAACGAAGTTCGTTCTCGGCCGTCGTTGGAGGAACGTCTGGAGAGTATTATCAGCGGAGCGGCGTTGATGGCAGACTCAACGAGTACTCGTGATGAGAGACGAGAACGTATCGTACAAGAATGTAACGCAGTCAGACAGGCTTTACAAGATTTACTCACTGAGTATATGAACAAT TGTCGACAGACGAAGAGACCTATACGCAAG GCTGGCAACCCAAAACCAAGCGAATCATTGGACCAGGCGATAGAAAATATGTGTCAGAAGACTAGAGGACTACGTAAACAGTTGAAGAAAGCAGTTGTGGATCATGTTTCTGATTCGTTTTTGGAGACGAACGTACCGCTGTTAGTTCTGGTCGAAGCAGCCTCAAAAGGGCAACAAGATACTGTTGAGGAGTATGCTCAAGTGTTCGCTGAACACGCCAACAAACTTGTTGAG ATTGCTAATCTGGCATGTTCGATGTCGAATGACGAAGAAGGTGTGAAATGTGTTCGTTTGGCGGCCTCTCAAATTGAAGATCTGTGTCCTCAAGTGATAAATGCCGCTCGCGTTCTTGCCGCTCGACCAAATTCGAAAGTTGCACAGGAAAATATGGATGTGTTCAAGAATGCCTGGGAGAAACAAGTTCGTCTGCTTACAGAGGCAGTTGATGATATCACGACTATCGATGACTTCCTAGCTGTATCAG AGGGACATATTTTGGAGGATGTGCACAAATGTGTGTACGCTTTACATGAGAAGGATATGGACACATTGGACAGGACAGCTGGTGCTATTAGAGGCCGTTCTGCTAGAGTTGTTAATGTTGTAGCTGCTGAAATGGACAACTACGAACCTGGTCCATACACAGAGCGTGTTATGGATGAAGTAGTCAAACTTAGAGATCAAT ATATTCCAACGTTTGCTGAACAAGTTGAAGTAGCCGTAGATGGATTAACATCTAACAGAAAcgttgatgaaaatgaattcattggtGCTGCACGTATGATGTACGATGGAGTTCGAGATATCAGAAGAGCTGTATTATTGAATCGG GACCCTGAGGAACTAGATAGTGAAGATGATGTTGTTTATGAAGACGAACAAAGTTATTACGATTATGACATGCGTAGCAGAT CGAGCGCGCAGATGGGTGAATACGACGATAAAGATACGGATCGTTATATGATGAGACAATTACCTGAAGAggagaaaacaaaaattcaacaacaatttgaagttttcaG AGTTGAAAAACGTAAGTTAGATCAGGAGATTGGTAAATGGGATGAACGTGgtaatgatatcattattctcGCGAAACAGATGTGTATGATTATGATGGAAATGACGGATTTCACAAG AGGACGTGGCCCACTTAAGAATACTATGGATGTAATTAATGCTGCAAAGAAGATTTCTGAAGCTGGATCTAAACTCGATAAACTCGCTCGCGCTATTGCTGAGCCA TGTCCAGACTCGGAACCGAAGAAAGATCTGATAGCTTATCTTCAGCGGATAGCTTTATACTGTCATCAGCTGAATATAACGAGTAAAGTGAAGGCAGACGTACAGAATATCAGTGGAGAATTGATTGTATCTGGG TTGGATAGTGCAACATCATTGATTCAATCGGCAAAGAATTTGATGAACGCTGTCGTTTTAGTCGTGAAAGCTAGTTATGTTGCTTCAACCAAATACAGATCTGCCAATCATAAG TCCCCGGTTGTTTTGTGGCGTATGAAAGCTCCGGAAAAGAAGCCATTAGTTCGTCGCGAGAATCCGGAAGAAATCCGAGCTAAGATCAGACGCAGCACAAGATTGAAGAAAATCGAACCGGTGAAAGCATTGAGCGAGTTCCAGGAACTTTTACCAGCCAATCCTGGGGCAACATTCTGTTAA